A region of Streptomyces cinnamoneus DNA encodes the following proteins:
- a CDS encoding Lrp/AsnC family transcriptional regulator, which translates to MATRSADPKGVHGTPPTDAVSLAIIEQLQEDGRRPYAAIGKAVGLSEAAVRQRVQKLLDQGVMQIVAVTDPLTVGLRRQAMVGVNVDGDLDPVADALTAMDEVEYVVVTAGSFDLLIEIVCEDDDHLLETINKRIRTLPGVRSTESFVYLKLRKQTYTWGTR; encoded by the coding sequence GTGGCCACTCGTAGCGCAGATCCGAAGGGCGTGCACGGCACGCCGCCGACCGATGCCGTCTCCCTGGCGATCATCGAGCAGCTCCAGGAGGACGGACGCCGTCCCTACGCGGCGATCGGCAAGGCCGTCGGACTGTCCGAGGCGGCGGTGCGCCAGCGCGTGCAGAAGCTGCTCGACCAGGGCGTGATGCAGATCGTCGCCGTCACCGACCCCCTCACCGTCGGGCTCCGGCGGCAGGCGATGGTCGGCGTCAACGTCGACGGGGACCTCGACCCGGTCGCCGACGCCCTGACCGCGATGGACGAAGTGGAGTACGTCGTCGTGACCGCGGGCTCGTTCGACCTCCTCATCGAGATCGTCTGCGAGGACGACGACCACCTGCTGGAGACGATCAACAAGCGCATCAGAACCCTGCCGGGCGTGCGCTCGACGGAGAGC